Proteins from a genomic interval of Desulfuromonas thiophila:
- a CDS encoding ExeA family protein has translation MYKAYFALNDTPFSIVPDPHYLYMSPRHREALAHLLYGIEGDGGFVLLTGEVGTGKTTVCRCLLEQLPDQTDVAFILNPRLTASELLASLCDELGIALPAGTGSIKVLVDAINAFLLANHGRGRRTVLIIDEAQNLDFAVLEQIRLLTNLETHKQKLLQILLLGQPELRRLLDQAELRQLKQRITARYHLEPLSAAEVAAYVRHRLQVAGCDRPLFTAGALRLLHRLSQGIPRLINVLCDRALLAAYVAGQPRVNRRLLRRSARELFGQPDGLPARHYLLRAGMVLLLAGSALGAGLWLAASGTPPTPPAPASAAGSPSPPAMPISLPWQQLPASSHNDEHSRLQLQLLWQQQLPTGSPVALRWLRLQGSLGRLEQLDLPAILTLKNDSGQAVYALLRQLQRTPAGDGSALLQIGEELFQLPLHQLVRCWLGEYQLLWPAPASYREAITPGQDDALVALVARALARYFNEPLPLEPSTHLGGSLLETLKRFQRQQGLKDDGIIGPLTLIRLTRDALPQRPRLLVSPTDSAHVDHS, from the coding sequence ATGTACAAGGCCTATTTCGCCCTGAACGACACGCCCTTCTCCATCGTTCCCGACCCGCATTATCTGTACATGAGTCCACGCCACCGCGAAGCCCTGGCCCATCTGCTCTACGGCATCGAGGGCGACGGCGGCTTTGTGCTGCTGACCGGCGAGGTCGGCACCGGCAAGACCACGGTATGCCGCTGCCTGCTGGAGCAGCTGCCCGACCAGACCGACGTGGCCTTCATCCTCAACCCGCGCCTGACCGCCAGCGAACTGCTGGCCAGTCTGTGTGACGAACTGGGCATCGCCCTGCCGGCCGGCACCGGCAGCATCAAGGTACTGGTCGATGCCATCAACGCCTTTCTGCTGGCCAATCACGGCCGCGGCCGCCGCACGGTGCTGATCATCGACGAAGCGCAGAATCTCGATTTCGCCGTCCTGGAACAGATTCGCCTGCTGACCAATCTGGAGACCCACAAGCAGAAACTGCTGCAGATCCTGCTGCTGGGCCAGCCGGAACTGCGCCGCCTGCTCGATCAGGCCGAACTGCGCCAGCTCAAACAGCGCATCACCGCCCGTTACCACCTGGAGCCCCTGTCAGCCGCCGAGGTCGCCGCCTACGTCCGCCACCGGCTGCAGGTGGCCGGCTGCGACCGGCCGCTGTTTACCGCGGGAGCCCTGCGCCTGCTGCATCGGCTGAGCCAGGGGATACCGCGCCTGATCAACGTGCTGTGCGACCGCGCCCTGCTGGCGGCCTACGTCGCCGGCCAACCGCGCGTCAACCGCCGACTGTTGCGCCGCAGCGCCCGCGAGCTGTTCGGCCAGCCCGATGGCCTGCCAGCGCGCCACTATCTGCTGCGCGCTGGCATGGTCCTGCTGCTGGCGGGCAGCGCTCTCGGCGCCGGGCTCTGGTTGGCCGCCTCCGGAACCCCGCCAACGCCGCCGGCTCCCGCCAGCGCAGCCGGCAGCCCCTCCCCGCCGGCCATGCCGATCAGTCTGCCCTGGCAGCAACTGCCGGCCAGCAGTCACAATGATGAGCACAGCCGCCTTCAGCTGCAACTGTTGTGGCAGCAGCAGCTGCCCACAGGCAGCCCGGTCGCGTTGCGCTGGCTGCGGCTGCAGGGCAGTCTCGGCCGACTGGAACAGCTGGATCTGCCCGCCATCCTGACCCTCAAGAACGATAGCGGCCAGGCGGTCTATGCCCTGCTGCGCCAGCTGCAGCGCACCCCCGCCGGCGACGGCAGTGCCCTGCTGCAGATCGGCGAGGAGCTCTTCCAGCTGCCGCTGCACCAGCTGGTACGCTGCTGGCTGGGCGAATACCAGCTGCTCTGGCCAGCGCCGGCCAGTTACCGCGAAGCCATCACACCGGGCCAGGATGACGCCCTGGTCGCCCTGGTGGCCCGTGCCCTAGCCCGCTATTTCAACGAACCCCTGCCCCTGGAACCGTCCACCCATCTTGGCGGCAGCCTGCTTGAAACCCTCAAACGTTTTCAACGCCAGCAAGGCCTCAAGGACGATGGCATTATCGGACCACTGACCCTGATCCGCCTGACCCGCGACGCCCTGCCCCAGCGGCCCCGCCTGCTGGTTTCACCAACGGACAGCGCCCATGTCGATCATTCTTGA
- the glgP gene encoding alpha-glucan family phosphorylase, which yields MEWSRFTEASRIAYFSMEIGLSQDIPTYSGGLGILAGDTIKSAADLQVPLVAVTLASRKGYFEQTIDSQGRQHEQPVNWEIATFMEQLPVRVTVPVEGHAVVVQAWLYRVKSPSGGVVPVLFLDTDVAENRPEDRAITDFLYGGDQTYRLKQEIVLGIGGARILAALGFHIFQYHMNEGHAALLTVELLNQTRNLSAATWTETLAFDRNAVVRRCIFTTHTPVPAGHDRFPYPLVQRVLGEDLIPLAQLRELGGHDELNMTSLALKMSRFVNGVAKKHGQVSRAMFPGYEIHAITNGIHPLTWASPYMVALFNRYIQGWALQPELLVRVDTIPDEQIWEAHQGAKAYLAQYIQEVTGQKIYLDILTIGFARRVASYKRNDLIFEDIERLLRLGEGRLQLIFAGKSHPHDENGKALIQRIHDFMHRLQGKITVIYLPNYNIDVAYRLLPGVDLWLNTPTRPLEASGTSGMKAALNGVPNFSVLDGWWIEGHIEGVTGWSIGAAPTELHADENSRAADATDLYDKLERVILPLYYDHPSDWVKVMKNAIGKNAYYFNTHVMMRRYVTEAYLQR from the coding sequence ATGGAGTGGAGTCGCTTTACCGAAGCCTCGCGGATTGCCTATTTTTCGATGGAAATCGGTCTGTCGCAGGATATCCCCACCTACAGCGGCGGTCTGGGAATTCTGGCCGGGGATACGATCAAGAGCGCCGCCGATCTGCAGGTGCCGTTGGTGGCGGTCACCCTGGCCAGTCGCAAGGGCTATTTCGAACAGACCATCGACAGTCAGGGCCGTCAACACGAACAGCCGGTCAACTGGGAGATCGCCACCTTTATGGAGCAGCTGCCAGTGCGGGTGACGGTCCCCGTCGAGGGCCATGCGGTGGTGGTGCAAGCCTGGCTCTACCGCGTGAAAAGTCCGTCCGGCGGGGTGGTGCCGGTGCTGTTTCTGGATACGGATGTGGCCGAGAACCGGCCGGAGGATCGCGCCATCACCGATTTTCTCTACGGTGGTGATCAAACCTATCGGCTGAAGCAGGAGATTGTGCTGGGCATCGGCGGCGCCCGGATTCTGGCAGCGCTGGGATTTCATATTTTTCAGTATCACATGAACGAAGGCCATGCCGCCCTGCTGACCGTCGAACTGCTCAACCAGACCCGCAACCTGTCGGCAGCCACCTGGACCGAAACCCTGGCCTTTGACCGTAATGCCGTGGTGCGGCGCTGCATCTTCACCACCCACACGCCGGTGCCGGCCGGTCACGATCGTTTTCCCTATCCGCTGGTGCAGCGCGTGCTGGGTGAGGATCTGATCCCGTTGGCGCAACTGCGCGAACTGGGCGGCCATGACGAACTCAACATGACCAGTCTGGCGCTGAAAATGAGCCGGTTTGTCAACGGGGTCGCCAAAAAGCATGGCCAGGTTTCCCGAGCCATGTTCCCCGGCTACGAGATTCACGCCATCACCAACGGTATTCATCCGCTGACCTGGGCCTCGCCCTACATGGTGGCGCTGTTCAACCGCTACATCCAGGGCTGGGCTCTGCAGCCGGAACTGCTGGTGCGGGTCGATACCATCCCCGATGAACAGATCTGGGAGGCCCACCAGGGCGCCAAGGCTTATCTGGCGCAGTATATCCAGGAGGTGACCGGCCAGAAGATCTACCTCGATATTCTCACCATCGGTTTTGCCCGCCGGGTGGCCAGTTACAAGCGCAATGATCTGATTTTCGAGGATATCGAACGGTTGTTGCGACTGGGTGAAGGGCGCTTGCAGCTGATCTTTGCCGGCAAATCCCATCCGCACGATGAGAACGGCAAGGCACTGATCCAGCGCATTCACGATTTCATGCATCGGCTGCAGGGCAAGATCACGGTAATCTATCTGCCCAATTACAACATCGACGTGGCGTACCGGCTGCTGCCGGGGGTTGATCTGTGGCTCAACACGCCGACGCGGCCGCTGGAGGCGTCCGGCACCAGCGGCATGAAGGCGGCCCTGAACGGGGTGCCCAACTTCAGTGTCCTTGACGGCTGGTGGATCGAAGGCCATATCGAGGGGGTGACCGGCTGGTCCATCGGCGCGGCGCCGACGGAGCTGCATGCTGACGAGAACAGCCGTGCGGCCGATGCCACCGATCTGTACGACAAGCTCGAACGGGTGATTCTGCCGCTGTATTACGACCACCCCAGTGACTGGGTCAAGGTGATGAAGAACGCCATCGGCAAGAACGCCTACTACTTCAATACCCATGTGATGATGCGCCGTTATGTGACGGAAGCCTATCTGCAACGCTGA
- a CDS encoding glucose-6-phosphate isomerase codes for MPQSCPNLNESRHYADLLSLPFTDLRRLLTAARVSAAEVPMAAGLHYNYAAMPVEERHLDLLQGLSDEFDLVGQYQRLLAGERMNVGENRRVLHHLTRGQLGPAVMHDGRDLGAFYREQHQRIFAFAEQVHRGALRGSSGAAFTQVCQIGIGGSDLGPRALYLALQQEARRQGCQLMTAEFLSNVDPDDADQVLARLDLARTLFVLVSKSGTTQETLTNETLVRVALRHQGLDDRAHLVAVTSETSPLAGNSAYRDSFYMDDFVGGRFSSTSAVGAVVLSLAFGPAIFQALLAGAHAQDALALQPDIRHNASLLDALLGVYLRNVLGYPCSAVLPYSQALSRFPAHLQQLDMESNGKSVNRRGEPLPYASGPIIFGEPGTNGQHSFYQLLHQGTDVVPLQFIGFEQAQGQRDLLVQGSTSQDKLNANLAAQLVAFAKGRADENANRHFAGQRPASLIRGARLTAEALGALLAHFENKIMFQGFVWNINSFDQEGVQLGKVLTGQLLAGTAEDEALQAYGRLLGLRPPA; via the coding sequence ATGCCGCAGTCCTGTCCCAACCTGAATGAAAGCCGCCATTACGCCGACCTGCTGTCCCTGCCGTTTACCGATCTGCGCCGTCTGCTGACGGCGGCGCGGGTGAGCGCGGCCGAGGTGCCGATGGCGGCCGGGCTGCATTACAACTACGCCGCCATGCCGGTGGAGGAGCGCCATCTCGACCTGTTGCAGGGTCTTAGTGACGAATTCGACCTGGTTGGCCAGTACCAGCGTCTGCTGGCCGGTGAGCGCATGAACGTTGGTGAAAACCGCCGGGTGCTGCATCATCTCACCCGTGGTCAACTTGGCCCGGCGGTGATGCACGACGGCCGCGACCTGGGAGCCTTTTATCGCGAGCAGCATCAGCGCATCTTCGCCTTTGCTGAACAGGTGCATCGTGGCGCGCTGCGCGGCAGCAGTGGCGCGGCCTTTACCCAGGTGTGCCAGATCGGCATTGGTGGCTCGGATCTGGGGCCGCGGGCGCTCTATCTGGCCCTGCAGCAGGAGGCCCGTCGCCAGGGGTGTCAGCTGATGACGGCCGAGTTTTTGTCCAATGTCGATCCTGATGACGCTGACCAGGTGCTGGCCCGCCTCGATCTGGCCCGGACGCTGTTTGTGCTGGTGTCCAAATCCGGTACCACGCAGGAGACGCTTACCAACGAAACCCTGGTGCGCGTCGCCCTGCGTCACCAGGGGCTTGACGACCGTGCCCATCTGGTGGCGGTGACCAGCGAGACCAGTCCGCTGGCGGGCAACAGCGCTTACCGCGACAGCTTTTACATGGATGATTTTGTCGGCGGCCGTTTCTCGTCCACCAGTGCCGTCGGGGCGGTGGTGCTCAGCCTGGCCTTCGGTCCCGCCATCTTCCAGGCCCTGCTCGCCGGCGCCCATGCCCAGGACGCCCTGGCCCTGCAGCCGGACATCCGCCACAACGCCAGCCTGCTTGATGCCCTGCTGGGAGTTTATCTGCGCAATGTGCTGGGTTATCCGTGCAGCGCCGTGCTGCCCTACAGTCAGGCCTTAAGCCGCTTCCCGGCTCATCTGCAACAGCTGGACATGGAATCCAATGGCAAGTCGGTCAACCGGCGGGGCGAGCCGTTGCCCTACGCCAGTGGCCCGATCATTTTCGGTGAGCCCGGCACCAACGGTCAGCATTCCTTTTATCAGCTGCTGCATCAGGGCACCGATGTGGTGCCGCTGCAGTTTATCGGGTTCGAACAGGCGCAGGGGCAGCGCGATCTGCTGGTGCAGGGTTCGACCAGTCAGGACAAGCTCAATGCCAATCTGGCGGCCCAGCTGGTGGCCTTTGCCAAGGGCCGGGCCGACGAAAATGCCAACCGGCATTTTGCCGGTCAGCGACCGGCCAGCCTGATTCGCGGTGCGCGCCTGACCGCCGAGGCTCTGGGAGCATTGCTGGCCCATTTCGAGAACAAGATCATGTTCCAGGGGTTTGTATGGAACATCAACTCCTTCGATCAGGAAGGGGTTCAGCTGGGCAAGGTACTGACGGGGCAGCTGCTGGCGGGAACCGCTGAGGACGAGGCTCTGCAGGCCTATGGTCGTTTGTTGGGGCTGCGGCCGCCGGCTTGA
- a CDS encoding glucokinase — MLLLAGDVGGTSARFQWLAVGERQTERSAVHSYRSADFASFSDLLAQLLRDCSIERVDVACFGLPGPVNDAEVTLTNLPWHIRVCLLKARLPLATVTLINDFQAAALGIDELAADALICLHEGRFDPAGNRLVVGAGTGLGVAPVYQRGGRFYPQSSEGGHMAFAPLDEEQERLLHWLHERWRHVSYEDLLSGSGLETLYLYHLRRMGRSEAPVLRAAEVHAAAERGEAAAVAALTSFVNIYGQFVGDAALLWPARAGIYIAGGIGGRIARWMRGSAFTEYFLAKDRMREVVEQMPVYLVTDELIGLKGALLQARRSAGLVERP; from the coding sequence ATGCTGTTACTTGCGGGAGATGTCGGCGGAACCAGTGCCCGTTTTCAATGGCTTGCCGTGGGTGAACGACAAACCGAACGATCGGCGGTCCACAGTTACCGCAGCGCCGACTTCGCCTCCTTTTCCGATCTGCTGGCGCAATTGCTGCGTGACTGTAGCATCGAACGGGTGGACGTGGCCTGTTTTGGCTTGCCTGGACCGGTCAACGACGCCGAGGTGACACTGACCAACCTGCCCTGGCATATTCGCGTCTGCCTGCTCAAGGCGCGCCTGCCGCTGGCTACCGTGACGCTGATCAACGATTTTCAGGCCGCCGCCCTGGGAATCGACGAACTTGCGGCCGACGCGCTGATCTGCCTGCATGAAGGCCGTTTCGATCCCGCTGGCAACCGGCTGGTGGTGGGGGCCGGGACCGGCCTGGGCGTGGCTCCGGTCTATCAGCGCGGCGGGCGGTTCTACCCCCAGTCGTCCGAGGGTGGTCACATGGCCTTTGCACCGCTGGACGAAGAGCAGGAGCGTTTGCTGCACTGGCTGCATGAGCGCTGGCGCCATGTCAGTTACGAAGATCTGTTGTCCGGCAGCGGTCTGGAAACGCTTTATCTGTACCATCTGCGGCGGATGGGCCGATCGGAGGCGCCGGTTTTACGGGCCGCCGAGGTTCATGCCGCCGCCGAACGCGGTGAAGCTGCCGCCGTGGCCGCCCTGACCAGTTTTGTCAATATCTATGGGCAGTTTGTCGGCGATGCGGCGCTGTTGTGGCCGGCCCGCGCCGGAATCTATATTGCCGGCGGCATTGGTGGCCGCATTGCCCGCTGGATGCGCGGATCGGCCTTCACCGAGTATTTTCTGGCCAAGGATCGCATGCGTGAGGTGGTTGAACAGATGCCGGTTTATCTGGTGACCGACGAACTGATCGGCTTGAAGGGCGCCCTGCTGCAGGCGCGCCGCAGCGCCGGCCTGGTGGAGCGCCCCTGA
- the glgC gene encoding glucose-1-phosphate adenylyltransferase, translated as MKNYPKITKLTHNTLALVLAGGEGSRLKDLTQWRAKPAVPFGGKYRIIDFVLSNCVNSDIRRIGVLTQYKSHSLIRHIQRAWSFMRYEVGEFVELLPAQQRLGKDWYQGTANAIYQNIDIIRRHKPQYVLVLGGDHIYAMDYRDMIETHALSGADVTVGCVEVPRLEATGFGVMSVDENLRIVRFTEKPADPEPMPGKPDKALASMGIYIFSPEFLFDKLIEDHDDPASSKDFGKDIIPSIIANSNVRAYPFVDEDGKPGYWRDVGTIESFWKANMDLCSITPELNLYNRDWPIWTYQAQLPPAKFAFDDQGRRGAAIDSLISGGCILSGARVKRSVVFSDCFLHSYSFIKDSVILPHVDIGRHCRITKAVIDKSCVIPPNTVIGEDHAEDKKRFYVDENGIVLVTPDMLGQHLHVVR; from the coding sequence ATGAAGAACTATCCCAAAATCACCAAGTTGACCCACAATACCCTGGCGTTGGTGCTGGCTGGTGGCGAAGGCAGCCGGCTGAAGGATCTGACCCAGTGGCGCGCCAAGCCGGCGGTGCCGTTCGGCGGCAAATACCGCATCATCGACTTCGTCCTGTCCAACTGCGTCAATTCCGACATCCGCCGCATCGGTGTGCTGACCCAGTACAAGTCGCATTCGCTCATTCGTCACATCCAGCGTGCCTGGAGCTTCATGCGTTACGAGGTTGGCGAGTTCGTCGAACTGCTGCCGGCTCAGCAGCGCCTGGGCAAGGACTGGTACCAGGGCACGGCCAACGCCATCTACCAGAACATCGACATCATCCGGCGACACAAACCCCAGTATGTGCTGGTGTTGGGGGGGGACCATATCTATGCGATGGATTACCGCGACATGATCGAAACCCATGCCCTGAGTGGTGCCGATGTCACCGTCGGCTGCGTCGAGGTGCCGCGCCTGGAGGCGACCGGTTTCGGGGTCATGTCCGTCGATGAAAACCTGCGTATCGTACGCTTTACCGAAAAACCGGCCGATCCCGAACCCATGCCGGGCAAGCCGGACAAGGCCCTGGCCTCCATGGGTATCTACATTTTTTCGCCGGAGTTTTTGTTTGACAAGTTGATCGAGGACCATGACGACCCGGCCTCGTCAAAGGATTTTGGCAAGGACATCATCCCGTCGATTATCGCCAACAGCAACGTGCGGGCCTATCCCTTTGTCGATGAGGACGGCAAGCCCGGCTACTGGCGCGATGTTGGCACCATTGAGTCCTTCTGGAAGGCCAACATGGATCTGTGTTCGATCACGCCGGAGCTTAATCTCTACAACCGCGACTGGCCCATCTGGACCTATCAGGCCCAACTGCCCCCGGCCAAATTCGCCTTTGACGATCAGGGCCGGCGGGGTGCGGCCATTGATTCGCTCATTTCCGGTGGCTGCATCCTCTCCGGCGCCAGGGTCAAGCGTTCGGTGGTGTTCAGCGACTGCTTTCTGCACAGCTATTCCTTTATCAAGGACAGCGTCATTCTGCCCCATGTCGATATCGGTCGGCACTGCCGCATCACCAAAGCCGTGATTGACAAATCCTGTGTGATCCCGCCTAATACGGTGATCGGAGAGGATCACGCCGAGGATAAAAAACGCTTCTATGTCGATGAAAACGGAATTGTTCTGGTGACGCCGGACATGCTGGGCCAGCATCTGCACGTGGTGCGCTAG
- a CDS encoding glycoside hydrolase family 57 protein — protein sequence MEKKIKLALCWHMHQPHYRDGLDDIYRLPWVYLHAIKDYADMAAHLEACPQARVVVNFAPVLLEQISDYAGQMRAFLAEGAIMRDPLLNLVAGASPVPAEPEARAEIIRACQRAYAPTMIDRYAPFRTLVDIAREQYSAGELDTVRVSYLSRQFFVDLLVWYHLSWMGASLRQKDFRVTRLLARKNNYTAVDQQLLVEVMADTLEGIIPRYRALQQRGQIELSLTPYGHPIVPLLLDFAAMQPSQPAAPPPQSPAYPGGEARARWHVERGLEVFEQHFGHRPKGVWLSEGGVSSAALGLLDEFGFDWTASGEGVWRASCELSRISPQDLEHKKLLYRPLSHPPRHCALFFRDDGLSDLIGFHYKSWRAEDAVNDFCHHLENIRQFLRDEPGEQVVTVILDGENAWEYYPDNAYAFLSTLYRRLAEHPRIELVTFSEALAACGGQALRELSQLRAGSWVYGSFSTWIGDKDKNDAWDLLAEAKTCYDRVMESGLLSQEKSAKAAEQLAICEGSDWFWWFGDYNPADSVRDFDQLFRRHLIRLYQLLEKIPPQKLKNPLSHGGGGPSDNAGTMRRNG from the coding sequence ATGGAAAAGAAAATCAAGCTGGCCCTGTGCTGGCACATGCATCAGCCCCATTATCGCGACGGGCTCGACGATATCTACCGTCTGCCCTGGGTCTATCTGCACGCCATCAAGGACTACGCCGACATGGCCGCCCATCTGGAGGCCTGTCCCCAGGCGCGGGTGGTGGTCAATTTTGCGCCGGTGCTGCTGGAACAGATCAGCGATTATGCCGGGCAGATGCGGGCCTTTCTCGCCGAGGGCGCCATCATGCGCGACCCGCTGCTGAATCTGGTGGCCGGCGCTTCACCGGTGCCGGCTGAACCGGAGGCTCGTGCCGAAATCATCCGGGCCTGTCAGCGCGCCTACGCGCCCACCATGATCGATCGTTACGCGCCCTTTCGTACCCTGGTCGATATCGCCCGGGAGCAGTACAGCGCCGGTGAACTCGACACGGTGCGGGTCAGTTATCTCAGTCGCCAGTTCTTTGTCGATCTGCTGGTCTGGTATCATCTGAGCTGGATGGGCGCCAGCCTGCGGCAGAAGGATTTTCGCGTTACCCGCCTGCTGGCGCGCAAGAACAATTACACCGCCGTCGACCAGCAGCTGCTGGTCGAGGTGATGGCCGACACCCTCGAAGGCATCATCCCGCGTTATCGCGCCCTGCAGCAGCGCGGCCAGATCGAGCTGTCGCTGACGCCCTACGGTCATCCCATCGTGCCGTTGCTGCTCGATTTTGCCGCGATGCAGCCGTCGCAACCGGCGGCACCGCCGCCCCAGTCACCGGCCTATCCCGGTGGTGAGGCGCGCGCCCGCTGGCATGTCGAGCGGGGCCTGGAGGTGTTCGAACAGCACTTCGGTCATCGGCCCAAGGGCGTCTGGCTGTCGGAAGGCGGGGTCAGCAGCGCCGCTCTGGGCTTGCTGGACGAGTTCGGTTTTGACTGGACGGCCTCGGGTGAGGGGGTCTGGCGTGCCTCCTGCGAGCTGTCGCGGATCAGCCCCCAGGATCTGGAACATAAAAAGCTGCTGTACCGGCCGCTGAGCCATCCACCGCGGCACTGTGCCCTGTTTTTCCGCGACGATGGCCTGTCCGATCTGATCGGTTTTCACTACAAAAGCTGGCGTGCTGAAGATGCGGTCAACGATTTTTGTCACCATCTGGAAAACATCCGCCAGTTTCTGCGCGATGAACCGGGCGAGCAGGTGGTGACGGTCATTCTTGATGGTGAGAATGCCTGGGAATACTATCCGGATAATGCCTACGCCTTTCTGTCCACGCTTTACCGCCGGCTGGCGGAACATCCCCGCATCGAGCTGGTCACCTTCAGCGAGGCGCTGGCCGCCTGTGGCGGACAGGCCCTCAGGGAGCTGTCCCAGCTGCGTGCCGGCAGCTGGGTGTACGGTTCTTTCTCCACCTGGATCGGCGACAAGGACAAAAACGATGCCTGGGATCTGCTGGCCGAGGCCAAGACCTGTTACGATCGGGTGATGGAATCTGGCCTGCTGTCGCAGGAAAAGAGCGCCAAAGCAGCGGAACAGCTGGCCATCTGTGAAGGTTCGGACTGGTTCTGGTGGTTTGGCGACTATAACCCGGCGGACAGCGTTCGCGATTTCGACCAGCTGTTTCGCCGTCATCTGATCCGGCTGTACCAGCTGCTGGAGAAGATCCCGCCTCAGAAACTGAAGAATCCCCTGTCGCATGGCGGTGGCGGTCCGAGCGACAATGCCGGCACCATGCGACGCAACGGGTAG
- the malQ gene encoding 4-alpha-glucanotransferase: MRKAGVLLHPTSLPHGVIGDEVENFLDWMAQAGLTLWQMLPLTPPHADRSPYQAYSSFALNPALLPPAAAQATPDADELADFERREAFWLEDYALFVALRQQHADRAWCDWPEALRHREPEALQQARRVQADTLARLKKEQFLLQRRWQLIRQQARARGICLFGDVPIAVAYDSADVWARPQLFKLDADLQPTVVAGVPPDYFSREGQRWGNPHYNWELHQATDFAWWRQRMAAALRLFDLVRIDHFRGLQALWEIPAASPTAMEGRWVETPGRALLEALRQDFPAMPFVAEDLGLITPEVMQLRDDFGLAGLAVLQFGFDDSPDNPHRIGAQRPNCVVYTGTHDNNTSLGWFEELPAERQQQVLRQLPEEAGPMPWPLIVAALVSAADLAVVPLQDWLGLDGQHRMNVPGTCEGNWRWRFRAEQLDSILAGRIRRWLEQTGRLALKER, from the coding sequence ATGCGCAAGGCGGGAGTACTGCTGCATCCGACCTCGTTGCCGCACGGCGTGATTGGTGACGAGGTCGAGAATTTTCTCGACTGGATGGCTCAGGCCGGTCTGACTCTGTGGCAGATGCTGCCGTTGACGCCGCCCCATGCCGACCGGTCGCCCTATCAGGCCTACAGCAGTTTTGCGCTCAATCCGGCCCTGCTGCCGCCCGCTGCCGCCCAGGCGACGCCTGATGCCGACGAATTGGCCGACTTTGAGCGGCGTGAGGCCTTCTGGCTGGAGGATTATGCCCTGTTTGTTGCCCTGCGGCAGCAGCATGCCGATCGGGCCTGGTGCGACTGGCCCGAAGCCTTGCGGCACCGTGAGCCTGAGGCTCTGCAGCAGGCGCGGCGTGTTCAGGCGGACACCCTGGCCCGGCTCAAAAAGGAGCAGTTTCTGCTGCAGCGGCGCTGGCAGCTGATCCGCCAGCAGGCGCGGGCACGCGGTATCTGCCTGTTTGGCGATGTGCCCATCGCCGTGGCCTATGACAGCGCCGATGTCTGGGCCCGGCCGCAGCTGTTCAAACTTGATGCCGACCTGCAGCCGACGGTGGTGGCGGGCGTGCCCCCCGATTATTTCTCGCGCGAGGGTCAGCGCTGGGGCAACCCCCATTACAACTGGGAACTGCATCAGGCGACGGACTTCGCCTGGTGGCGCCAGCGCATGGCGGCAGCCCTGCGGCTGTTCGATCTGGTGCGTATCGATCATTTTCGCGGTCTGCAGGCCCTGTGGGAGATCCCGGCCGCATCGCCGACGGCGATGGAGGGCCGCTGGGTTGAAACCCCCGGCCGCGCCCTGCTCGAAGCCTTGCGGCAGGATTTTCCGGCCATGCCCTTTGTGGCCGAGGATCTTGGCCTGATTACCCCGGAGGTGATGCAACTGCGGGACGATTTCGGTCTGGCGGGTCTGGCGGTGTTGCAGTTTGGTTTCGATGACAGCCCCGACAACCCCCACCGCATTGGTGCGCAGCGGCCCAACTGCGTGGTTTACACCGGCACCCACGACAACAACACCAGTCTGGGCTGGTTCGAGGAGTTGCCCGCCGAGCGCCAGCAGCAGGTGCTGCGGCAGCTGCCAGAGGAAGCCGGCCCCATGCCCTGGCCATTGATCGTGGCGGCCCTGGTCTCGGCCGCCGATCTGGCGGTGGTGCCGTTACAGGACTGGCTGGGGCTCGATGGCCAGCACCGCATGAACGTGCCCGGCACCTGTGAGGGCAACTGGCGCTGGCGTTTCCGGGCCGAGCAGCTCGACAGCATTCTGGCTGGCCGCATCCGCCGCTGGCTGGAACAGACCGGCCGCCTGGCCCTCAAGGAGCGTTGA